In one window of Rhodanobacter sp. FDAARGOS 1247 DNA:
- a CDS encoding acyl-CoA thioesterase II: protein MSPNHVTELVELLQLERLEDNLFRGQSRDIGTRFVFGGQVLGQALSAAQQTVDPAREAHSLHAYFLRAGDIRAPIVYSVERTRDGGTFSSRRVVAIQHGQPILNGSISFQVPETGVEHQTSMPEVPAPEDIEPMHPLPPDELARLPVKLQRWLGIDGPFEFRQVWPRDELHPVKRPPIQHIWFRLTSPIDDSAILHRALLAYASDFHLIGTATLPHGISYMTHNVQMASLDHALWFHRPFRVDEWLLYTFDSPTAQGGRGLARGQIFSRDGHLVASTAQEGLIRVRND, encoded by the coding sequence ATGTCACCCAACCACGTCACCGAACTGGTCGAGCTGCTGCAGCTCGAGCGACTGGAAGACAACCTGTTCCGGGGCCAGAGCCGCGACATCGGCACCCGCTTCGTGTTCGGCGGCCAGGTGCTGGGACAGGCCTTGTCGGCTGCCCAGCAGACGGTCGATCCGGCCCGCGAGGCGCATTCGCTGCACGCGTATTTCCTGCGCGCCGGCGACATCCGCGCGCCGATCGTCTACAGCGTCGAACGCACCCGCGATGGCGGCACGTTCTCCTCGCGGCGGGTAGTGGCGATCCAGCACGGCCAGCCGATCCTGAACGGTTCGATCTCGTTCCAGGTGCCGGAAACCGGCGTCGAACACCAGACCTCGATGCCCGAGGTGCCGGCGCCCGAAGACATCGAACCGATGCATCCGCTGCCGCCGGATGAACTGGCCCGGCTGCCGGTGAAACTGCAGCGCTGGCTGGGCATCGACGGCCCGTTCGAGTTCCGCCAGGTGTGGCCGCGCGACGAGCTGCATCCGGTGAAGCGTCCGCCGATCCAGCACATCTGGTTCCGGCTGACCTCGCCGATCGACGACTCGGCGATCCTGCACCGCGCGCTGCTGGCGTATGCGTCGGATTTCCACCTGATCGGCACCGCCACGCTGCCGCACGGCATCTCGTACATGACCCACAACGTGCAGATGGCCAGCCTCGACCACGCGCTGTGGTTCCACCGTCCGTTCCGCGTCGACGAATGGCTGCTGTACACCTTCGACAGCCCCACCGCCCAGGGCGGCCGCGGGCTGGCGCGCGGACAGATCTTCAGCCGCGACGGGCACCTGGTCGCCTCCACTGCGCAGGAAGGCCTGATCCGCGTGCGCAACGACTGA
- a CDS encoding N-acetylmuramoyl-L-alanine amidase produces the protein MSLTIHDQPLPYVDLLPERPAAAVELVVIHCTELPDLAIAREYGERVLHPSGAGNSGHYYIDRDGAVYRYVPGTRVANHVRGHNPNSIGIELVNLGRYPHWWDSRQQRMTEPYGDAQITALRALLAELRRDFPNLRQIAGHEQLDTDLMPASDDPAIQIHRKLDPGPLFPWVEVLEACGLSRPAVP, from the coding sequence ATGAGCCTGACCATCCACGACCAGCCCCTGCCCTACGTCGACCTGCTGCCCGAGCGCCCCGCCGCGGCGGTGGAGCTGGTGGTGATCCACTGCACCGAGCTGCCGGACCTGGCCATCGCCCGCGAATACGGCGAGCGCGTGCTGCACCCCAGCGGCGCCGGCAACAGCGGCCACTATTACATCGACCGCGATGGCGCGGTGTACCGCTACGTGCCCGGCACCCGCGTGGCCAACCACGTGCGCGGGCACAACCCGAACTCGATCGGCATCGAGCTGGTGAACCTGGGCCGCTATCCGCACTGGTGGGATTCGCGCCAGCAGCGGATGACCGAGCCTTACGGCGATGCCCAGATCACCGCGTTGCGCGCCCTGCTGGCCGAGCTGCGCCGGGATTTCCCGAACCTGCGCCAGATCGCCGGCCATGAACAGCTGGACACGGACCTGATGCCGGCCAGCGACGATCCCGCCATCCAGATCCACCGCAAGCTCGATCCCGGCCCGCTGTTTCCGTGGGTCGAGGTGCTCGAAGCCTGCGGCCTGAGCCGACCGGCGGTGCCGTAA
- a CDS encoding NADPH-dependent FMN reductase, which yields MTTFHPTPARRVLCLAGSLRRQSWNRRLLHAAALQAPASLQLDVHDALAAVPLFDEDLESHDPAGPAGVQALRAAVAAADGLVIATPEYNQAIPGVLKNALDWLSRESPIGEVLAGKPVAVLGASSGPWGTRLAQASLRQVLHTCGALVMPAPSLFVARAAERFDAQGWLTDTATLQSLQSFLLAFDAWMERVAPPATLEQPRAMPG from the coding sequence ATGACCACCTTTCACCCCACTCCCGCCCGCCGCGTGCTTTGCCTCGCCGGCAGCCTGCGTCGCCAGTCCTGGAACCGTCGCCTGTTGCACGCCGCCGCACTGCAGGCGCCAGCGAGCCTGCAACTGGACGTCCATGACGCGCTAGCTGCCGTGCCCCTGTTCGACGAGGACCTGGAGTCGCACGATCCGGCCGGTCCGGCCGGCGTGCAGGCGTTGCGTGCCGCGGTGGCCGCCGCGGACGGCCTGGTCATCGCCACGCCCGAGTACAACCAGGCGATCCCCGGCGTGCTGAAGAACGCGCTGGACTGGCTGTCGCGCGAGAGTCCCATCGGCGAGGTGCTCGCCGGCAAGCCGGTCGCCGTGCTCGGCGCCAGCAGCGGCCCGTGGGGCACCCGGCTGGCGCAGGCCTCGCTGCGCCAGGTGCTGCACACCTGCGGCGCGCTGGTGATGCCGGCGCCGAGCCTGTTCGTGGCCCGCGCCGCCGAGCGCTTCGATGCCCAGGGCTGGCTCACCGACACCGCCACGCTGCAGTCGCTGCAGTCCTTCCTGCTGGCCTTCGACGCATGGATGGAACGCGTGGCGCCGCCGGCTACGCTGGAGCAGCCGCGAGCCATGCCGGGCTGA
- a CDS encoding DUF6491 family protein, whose amino-acid sequence MKLILPLMMLALAACAGTAQAADKAAHPPLPAGECIDTTQINEWHIVDARTAIVRTGPKRYLVELRHDCPRLGMVPAGLMFRPNRSNAINNRGRICGETGETVRSRQQPPCAIDSVSRIDKQRFDELSARAKRHGSGAEQPTTLPAH is encoded by the coding sequence ATGAAACTGATCCTTCCCCTGATGATGCTTGCCCTTGCCGCCTGCGCGGGTACCGCGCAGGCGGCCGACAAGGCGGCCCACCCGCCCCTGCCCGCCGGCGAGTGCATCGACACGACCCAGATCAACGAATGGCACATCGTGGATGCACGCACCGCAATCGTGCGCACGGGCCCGAAACGCTACCTGGTCGAATTGCGCCATGACTGCCCGCGGCTGGGCATGGTGCCAGCGGGACTGATGTTCCGCCCCAACCGCTCCAATGCCATCAACAATCGGGGGCGCATCTGCGGCGAGACGGGCGAGACCGTGCGCTCGCGCCAGCAGCCGCCGTGCGCGATCGATTCGGTCAGCCGGATCGACAAGCAGCGCTTCGACGAGCTCAGCGCCAGGGCGAAGCGTCACGGCAGCGGCGCGGAACAGCCCACGACCCTGCCCGCCCACTGA
- a CDS encoding S10 family peptidase yields MRKSLPFALMVALLLPGFTTPAAAADSDKPAASAQAAGKDGFQLPPFPADAHVTQTATVDGRTLKYTVTVGSLSVRDEKGKTTGEVVFTAYTMAGNDRPVTFALNGGPGASSVYLNLGAIGPKKVDFGVEGDSPSERPTLHDNPGTWLGFTDLVFIDPIGTGYSRALVDDKEATKQFYSTDIDIKYLSRIMYDWLVKNGRMDARKYYVGESYGGFRGPRITEYMQTQLGVAMSGVTLISPYLDPGAWSDDTVSPLPWMTTLPSIAAAHLEREGKLSAETMAPVIAYTRGEYATTLMKGRSDPAATEAMIRKVTDLTGLDPLFVKRSGGRLETQAYLREVYRAEGKLGSRYDSNVTAWDPFPYAPRQQTGDPILNGIIAPTTTAMVHFVTQTVGWKVDGRYNALSYEVNRLWHEDDDAQEGSVKELRQAVANDPGLRVLIAHGWDDLSCPFMVSVLAVDQMPAMGDPSRVQVKEYPGGHMFYARPDSQAALTADVKQLYGAK; encoded by the coding sequence GTGCGCAAGTCCCTGCCGTTCGCCCTGATGGTCGCCCTGCTGTTGCCTGGATTCACCACCCCGGCCGCCGCGGCCGACAGCGACAAGCCGGCGGCGAGCGCCCAGGCGGCGGGCAAGGATGGCTTCCAGCTGCCGCCGTTCCCCGCCGACGCGCACGTGACGCAAACCGCCACGGTCGACGGCCGCACGCTCAAGTACACGGTCACCGTCGGCTCGCTGTCGGTGCGGGACGAGAAAGGCAAGACTACCGGCGAGGTGGTGTTCACCGCCTACACCATGGCCGGCAACGACCGGCCGGTGACGTTTGCGCTGAACGGCGGCCCGGGCGCCTCGTCGGTCTACCTCAACCTGGGCGCGATCGGCCCGAAGAAGGTGGACTTCGGCGTCGAGGGCGACTCGCCGTCCGAGCGCCCCACCCTGCACGACAACCCCGGCACCTGGCTGGGCTTCACCGACCTGGTCTTCATCGACCCGATCGGCACCGGCTACAGCCGCGCGCTGGTCGACGACAAGGAGGCGACAAAGCAGTTCTACAGCACCGACATCGACATCAAGTACCTGTCGCGGATCATGTACGACTGGCTGGTGAAGAACGGCCGCATGGATGCGCGCAAGTACTACGTGGGCGAAAGCTACGGCGGTTTCCGCGGCCCGCGCATCACCGAATACATGCAGACCCAGCTGGGCGTGGCGATGAGCGGCGTGACGCTGATCTCGCCGTATCTCGACCCCGGCGCATGGAGCGACGACACCGTCTCGCCGCTGCCGTGGATGACCACCCTGCCGTCGATCGCGGCGGCGCACCTGGAGCGCGAAGGCAAGCTCAGCGCCGAGACGATGGCGCCGGTCATCGCCTATACGCGCGGCGAGTACGCCACCACCCTGATGAAGGGTCGTTCCGACCCGGCCGCGACCGAAGCGATGATCCGCAAGGTCACCGACCTGACCGGACTGGACCCGCTGTTCGTCAAGCGCTCCGGCGGCCGCCTCGAAACCCAGGCCTACCTGCGCGAGGTGTATCGCGCCGAGGGCAAGCTGGGCAGCCGCTACGATTCCAACGTCACCGCGTGGGATCCGTTCCCGTACGCGCCGCGCCAGCAGACCGGCGACCCGATCCTCAACGGTATCATCGCGCCGACCACCACGGCGATGGTCCACTTCGTCACGCAGACCGTGGGCTGGAAGGTCGACGGCCGCTACAACGCGCTCAGCTACGAAGTGAACCGCCTGTGGCACGAGGACGACGACGCACAGGAAGGCTCGGTGAAGGAACTGCGCCAGGCCGTGGCCAACGACCCCGGCCTGCGCGTGCTGATCGCCCACGGCTGGGACGACCTGTCCTGCCCGTTCATGGTCTCGGTGCTGGCCGTCGACCAGATGCCGGCGATGGGCGACCCGTCGCGCGTGCAGGTCAAGGAATATCCGGGCGGCCACATGTTCTACGCCCGGCCCGACAGCCAGGCCGCGCTGACCGCCGACGTGAAGCAGCTCTACGGCGCGAAGTGA
- a CDS encoding DUF2007 domain-containing protein, with protein sequence MRQIYTSPREQNIDTVVALMAEHGIEATVSNRSNYNRSSWQRFSYSQRQEDRSRWPQVWITSADDYTRARALLREIGIEPVVRYGEELAAARNPTPMDRRRLTVARVRRIVLLVVLGVAAVAMLRNLHVF encoded by the coding sequence ATGCGCCAGATCTATACCTCTCCCCGCGAGCAGAACATCGATACCGTGGTCGCCCTGATGGCCGAGCACGGCATCGAGGCCACGGTGTCCAACCGCTCCAACTACAACCGCTCCAGCTGGCAGCGTTTCAGTTACTCGCAGCGCCAGGAAGATCGCAGCCGCTGGCCCCAGGTGTGGATCACCAGCGCCGACGACTACACCCGCGCCCGCGCCCTGCTGCGCGAGATCGGCATCGAGCCGGTGGTCCGTTATGGCGAGGAACTGGCTGCCGCACGCAACCCCACCCCGATGGACCGGCGCAGGCTTACCGTCGCCCGGGTGCGCCGCATCGTGCTGCTGGTGGTGCTCGGCGTGGCGGCGGTGGCGATGCTGCGCAATCTGCACGTGTTCTGA
- a CDS encoding alpha/beta hydrolase, with the protein MRGQIILSHGSDSSPEATKVSALAALAESLGWRTQRPDYRADDSRGHAGSVAPRIARLRATIEALDAPPLLVGSSMGAFVSGMVSLDVPVAGLLLLATPSEIPGYARRFDLRADVPAMLIHGWRDDVCPLAGVHAFAARRRLPLLVLDDDHRLAASMDTINAQFRLLLDQQAAA; encoded by the coding sequence ATGCGCGGCCAGATCATTCTTTCGCACGGTTCGGATTCGAGCCCCGAGGCGACCAAGGTCAGCGCGCTGGCCGCACTGGCCGAGTCGCTGGGCTGGCGCACGCAGCGGCCGGACTACCGCGCCGACGACAGCCGCGGCCATGCCGGCTCGGTGGCGCCGCGGATCGCCCGCCTGCGCGCCACCATCGAGGCGCTCGACGCGCCGCCGCTGCTGGTCGGTTCCAGCATGGGCGCCTTCGTTTCCGGAATGGTCTCGCTGGACGTGCCGGTGGCCGGACTGTTGCTGCTGGCCACCCCCAGCGAGATTCCCGGCTATGCGCGCCGCTTCGACCTGCGCGCCGACGTGCCCGCCATGCTGATCCATGGCTGGCGCGACGACGTCTGCCCGCTGGCCGGCGTGCACGCGTTCGCCGCGCGGCGGCGCCTGCCGCTGCTGGTGCTGGACGACGATCACCGACTGGCTGCCAGCATGGACACGATCAACGCCCAGTTCCGGCTGTTGCTCGACCAGCAGGCCGCCGCATGA
- the egtD gene encoding L-histidine N(alpha)-methyltransferase — protein MSSVQPCSTGDDDRRPPLNDLLAIARHGLGLKLKRLPSWLFYDERGSALFEQICEQPEYYLTRCEVALMDEHAASIADSLGSEVRLVEYGSGSGLKTRMLLREMHDPVSYVPVEISPAPLNESVRRLALEFPQLPLQPLCADFSKPLRLPIPPRAPRRTVLYFPGSTIGNFEARDAVDLLRKMRNEMGDAGGILIGVDLKKDVAQMEAAYNDRTGVTAEFTLNMLARLNREIGSDFDLSAFRHHARYNPMAGRIETHIVSSREQQVKIGSSKVGFRAEEVIQVEYSCKYSLEDFAALAEKAGLAVMRTWLDPQRMFSVQYLVRASAVAR, from the coding sequence ATGAGCAGCGTACAACCCTGCAGTACCGGCGACGACGATCGCCGCCCGCCACTGAACGACCTGCTGGCGATCGCCCGGCACGGCCTGGGCCTGAAACTCAAGCGCCTGCCTTCGTGGCTGTTCTACGACGAGCGCGGCTCGGCCCTGTTCGAGCAGATCTGCGAGCAGCCCGAGTATTACCTGACCCGCTGCGAAGTCGCCCTGATGGACGAGCACGCCGCCAGCATCGCCGACAGCCTGGGCAGCGAGGTGCGGCTGGTCGAATACGGCAGCGGCAGCGGCTTGAAGACCCGCATGTTGTTGCGCGAGATGCATGACCCGGTGTCGTACGTGCCCGTCGAGATCTCGCCGGCGCCGCTGAACGAGAGCGTGCGCAGGCTCGCCCTGGAGTTCCCGCAGTTGCCGCTGCAGCCGTTGTGCGCGGATTTCAGCAAGCCCTTGCGCCTGCCGATCCCGCCGCGCGCACCGCGCCGGACGGTGCTGTATTTCCCCGGTTCCACCATCGGCAATTTCGAGGCGCGCGACGCGGTGGACCTGTTGCGCAAGATGCGCAACGAGATGGGCGACGCGGGCGGCATCCTGATCGGCGTGGACCTGAAGAAGGACGTTGCGCAGATGGAAGCGGCCTACAACGATCGCACCGGCGTCACCGCCGAGTTCACGCTGAACATGCTGGCGCGGCTGAACCGCGAGATCGGCAGCGATTTCGATCTTTCAGCCTTTCGCCACCACGCGCGCTACAACCCGATGGCCGGCCGCATCGAGACGCATATCGTCAGCAGCCGCGAGCAGCAGGTGAAGATCGGCAGCAGCAAGGTGGGTTTCCGCGCCGAGGAAGTGATCCAGGTCGAATACAGCTGCAAGTACTCGCTGGAAGACTTCGCCGCCCTGGCCGAAAAGGCCGGGCTGGCGGTGATGCGCACCTGGCTGGACCCGCAACGGATGTTCAGCGTGCAATACCTGGTGCGCGCCAGCGCCGTGGCGCGCTGA
- the egtB gene encoding ergothioneine biosynthesis protein EgtB, with protein MASRTLAAEDIGSRFGKVRGRSLELCANLSAEDLQLQSMPDASPGKWHLAHTTWFFEQFVLGRDPAYRPRDPAWHYLFNSYYQSVGPMHARPQRGLLSRPSLDEVRDYRRRIDDMVADLLAREDDAELSSLVELGLHHEQQHQELLLTDIKHAFWCNPLQPAYRAPILAEAGAKAVPLRYIDGGEGIVEIGHRGEGFAFDNETPRHRTLLQPHALANRLVTNAEYLVFVREGGYREPGLWLSEGWATVQREGWQHPIYWQDDLASEFTLAGVRAIDPQEPVCHLSYFEAEAFARWAGARLPTEAEWESAAQGLPVHGNLQDQGRCQPQPAVAGEGLLQMFGDVWEWTASPYISYPGFRPLPGSLGEYNGKFMCGQWVLRGGSCATPRDHLRATYRNFFPPHARWQFAGLRLGQDR; from the coding sequence ATGGCCTCGCGAACGCTGGCGGCGGAAGACATCGGCAGCCGCTTCGGCAAGGTGCGCGGGCGCAGCCTGGAACTTTGCGCCAACCTCAGCGCCGAAGACCTGCAGCTGCAATCGATGCCCGATGCCAGCCCCGGCAAATGGCACCTGGCCCACACGACCTGGTTTTTCGAACAGTTCGTGCTGGGGCGCGACCCGGCTTATCGGCCCCGTGATCCGGCGTGGCATTACCTGTTCAATTCCTACTACCAGTCGGTCGGGCCGATGCATGCGCGACCGCAACGCGGGCTGCTGTCGCGCCCCTCGCTGGACGAGGTGCGCGACTACCGCAGGCGCATCGACGACATGGTGGCCGACCTGCTGGCCCGCGAGGACGACGCCGAACTGTCCTCGCTGGTCGAGCTGGGCCTGCATCACGAGCAGCAGCACCAGGAACTCCTGCTGACCGACATCAAGCACGCGTTCTGGTGCAATCCGCTGCAGCCGGCGTATCGCGCGCCGATCCTCGCCGAGGCTGGCGCGAAGGCCGTGCCGCTGCGCTACATCGATGGCGGCGAGGGCATCGTCGAGATCGGCCATCGCGGCGAGGGTTTCGCCTTCGACAACGAAACCCCGCGCCACCGGACCCTGCTGCAGCCGCATGCGCTGGCCAACCGGCTGGTGACCAATGCCGAGTACCTGGTGTTCGTGCGCGAAGGCGGTTATCGCGAGCCCGGCCTGTGGCTGTCCGAAGGCTGGGCCACGGTGCAGCGCGAGGGCTGGCAGCATCCGATCTACTGGCAGGACGACCTGGCCAGCGAGTTCACCCTGGCCGGCGTGCGCGCGATCGATCCGCAGGAGCCGGTCTGTCACCTGAGCTATTTCGAGGCCGAGGCGTTCGCGCGCTGGGCCGGCGCACGACTGCCCACGGAAGCGGAATGGGAGTCGGCCGCGCAGGGCCTGCCGGTGCACGGCAACCTGCAGGACCAGGGGCGCTGCCAGCCGCAGCCAGCCGTGGCTGGCGAGGGTCTGCTGCAGATGTTTGGCGACGTGTGGGAGTGGACCGCCTCGCCCTATATCAGTTACCCGGGCTTTCGCCCGCTGCCCGGTTCACTGGGCGAATACAACGGCAAGTTCATGTGCGGGCAGTGGGTGCTGCGGGGCGGTTCGTGCGCCACGCCGCGCGACCATCTGCGCGCCACCTACCGCAATTTTTTTCCACCACACGCCCGCTGGCAGTTTGCCGGGCTGCGACTGGGACAGGATCGATGA
- the rlmKL gene encoding bifunctional 23S rRNA (guanine(2069)-N(7))-methyltransferase RlmK/23S rRNA (guanine(2445)-N(2))-methyltransferase RlmL, with amino-acid sequence MNTSATRAFFATCPKGMEYLLRDELVAIGASDVREALAGAHFSGTLETAYKACLWSRLASRILLPLAEFDAADDDALYRGVQGIDWSEHLAAHATFAVDAGTAMSKLNHSQFIGLRTKDAVVDQFRQRDGSRPDIDTDEPDIRINLRLRRDRATVSLDLAGSPLHRRGWREEQGEAPLKENLAAAMLLRGRWPEVYAAGGALLDPMCGSGTLLIEGALMAADVAPGLRREYFGFLGWQQHDIALWRGLLDEAKQRAENGLRTLRSVFFGSDADPRMVQTAKRNAQEAGVAGFFTLDKQDMTRAAPPPGVEHGLVITNPPYGERLGDRAEMPKLYRALGDTLRQRFSGWRAAVLAGDVELGRAMQLHADKRYALYNGALETVLLTFDLKPRDEQPREAKPLSPGAQMLKNRLEKNVRHLRKRLAREGIHCWRAYDQDLPEYAAAIDVYGDTHGDDHLHIQEYRAPADVPADVARLRMREIARVAGEVLGVPRERIALKTRERGKGGSKYGQMDQRNEFIEVEEDGLKLLVNLTDYLDTGLFLDHRLVRGKVRELAHGKCFLNLFAYTATASVHAAAGGALETTSVDLSATYLEWASRNLALNGFTGVDHRLMQFDALEFLQRDRGHYGLIFVDPPTFSNSKRAEDFDVQRDHVKLLEACNERLTRDGVIVFSNNFRRFKLDREALETHFEIEDWSAPSIPFDFARRADIHGCWLLRRRKADPGINPWDSARIKK; translated from the coding sequence ATGAACACCTCGGCAACGCGCGCGTTCTTCGCCACCTGCCCCAAGGGCATGGAATACCTGCTGCGCGACGAACTGGTCGCCATCGGCGCCAGCGACGTGCGCGAGGCGCTGGCCGGCGCGCATTTTTCCGGCACGCTCGAAACCGCCTACAAGGCCTGCCTGTGGTCGCGCCTGGCCAGCCGCATCCTGCTGCCGCTGGCCGAGTTCGACGCGGCCGATGACGACGCGCTGTACCGTGGCGTGCAGGGCATCGACTGGAGCGAACACCTGGCCGCGCATGCCACCTTCGCGGTGGATGCCGGCACCGCGATGAGCAAGCTCAACCACAGCCAGTTCATTGGCCTGCGCACCAAGGACGCCGTGGTCGACCAGTTCCGCCAGCGCGACGGTTCGCGTCCGGACATCGACACCGACGAGCCGGACATCCGCATCAACCTGCGCCTGCGCCGTGATCGCGCCACCGTGTCGCTCGATCTCGCCGGCTCGCCGCTGCACCGGCGCGGCTGGCGCGAGGAGCAGGGCGAGGCGCCGCTGAAGGAAAACCTCGCCGCGGCGATGCTGCTGCGCGGGCGCTGGCCGGAGGTCTACGCGGCCGGCGGCGCGCTGCTCGATCCGATGTGCGGTTCGGGCACCCTGTTGATCGAGGGCGCGCTGATGGCCGCCGACGTGGCGCCGGGCCTGCGCCGCGAATACTTCGGTTTCCTCGGCTGGCAGCAGCACGACATCGCGCTGTGGCGCGGCCTGCTGGACGAGGCGAAGCAGCGTGCCGAGAATGGCCTGCGCACATTGCGCAGCGTGTTCTTCGGCAGCGACGCCGACCCGCGCATGGTGCAGACGGCCAAACGCAATGCGCAGGAAGCGGGCGTGGCGGGTTTCTTCACCCTGGACAAGCAGGACATGACGCGCGCCGCGCCACCGCCCGGCGTCGAACACGGCCTGGTGATCACCAATCCGCCGTACGGCGAGCGCCTCGGCGATCGCGCCGAGATGCCGAAGCTGTACCGCGCGCTGGGCGACACCTTGCGCCAGCGTTTCAGCGGCTGGCGTGCCGCCGTGCTGGCCGGCGACGTCGAACTGGGCCGCGCGATGCAACTGCATGCCGACAAGCGCTACGCGCTGTACAACGGCGCGCTGGAAACCGTGCTGCTGACGTTCGACCTGAAGCCGCGCGACGAGCAGCCGCGTGAAGCGAAGCCGCTGTCGCCTGGCGCGCAGATGCTGAAGAACCGTCTGGAAAAGAACGTCAGACACCTGCGCAAGCGGCTGGCCCGCGAGGGCATCCACTGCTGGCGCGCCTACGACCAGGACCTGCCCGAGTACGCCGCCGCCATCGACGTCTACGGCGACACGCATGGCGACGACCACCTGCACATCCAGGAGTACCGCGCGCCGGCTGACGTCCCCGCCGACGTGGCCCGCCTGCGCATGCGCGAGATCGCCCGGGTCGCCGGCGAAGTGCTCGGCGTGCCGCGCGAACGCATCGCGCTGAAGACCCGCGAGCGCGGCAAGGGCGGTTCGAAATACGGCCAGATGGACCAGCGCAACGAGTTCATCGAAGTGGAGGAGGACGGCCTGAAGCTGCTGGTCAACCTCACCGACTATCTCGACACGGGATTGTTCCTCGACCACCGCCTGGTGCGCGGCAAGGTGCGCGAGCTGGCCCACGGGAAGTGCTTCCTCAACCTGTTCGCCTATACCGCCACCGCCAGCGTCCATGCGGCGGCGGGCGGCGCGCTGGAAACCACCAGCGTCGACCTGTCGGCGACTTATCTGGAGTGGGCTTCGCGCAACCTGGCGCTGAACGGTTTCACCGGTGTCGACCACCGGCTGATGCAGTTCGACGCGCTGGAATTCCTGCAGCGCGACCGCGGCCATTACGGGCTGATCTTCGTCGACCCGCCCACGTTCTCGAACTCCAAGCGCGCCGAGGATTTCGACGTGCAGCGCGATCACGTGAAGCTGCTGGAAGCCTGCAACGAGCGGCTGACCCGCGACGGCGTGATCGTGTTCTCCAACAACTTCCGCCGCTTCAAGCTGGACCGGGAGGCGCTGGAAACGCACTTCGAGATCGAGGACTGGAGCGCGCCCAGCATCCCGTTCGACTTCGCCCGCCGCGCGGACATCCACGGCTGCTGGCTGTTGCGGCGACGCAAGGCCGATCCGGGCATCAATCCCTGGGACAGCGCCCGCATCAAAAAGTGA
- a CDS encoding LysE family translocator, whose translation MEQLLAAAGLLCVAAITPGPNNLVILRAAGTVGMRRTMPMIAGIVLGGLLLLAVTALGAAAVFAALPSLRRWIALAGALYLAWLGASLCVAGMSPPGDTTTSSRLPAGALGLVGFQFLNPKSWLLVVTVLAAMPASDAHDYLLLVAMFVLIPTLCLWLWAALGASLARWLARPIARRGVDIVSGALLVACAALLLIKP comes from the coding sequence ATGGAGCAACTGCTCGCCGCCGCCGGCCTGCTGTGCGTGGCCGCGATCACGCCCGGTCCGAACAACCTGGTGATCCTGCGCGCGGCCGGCACCGTCGGCATGCGCCGCACGATGCCGATGATCGCCGGCATCGTGCTCGGCGGCCTGTTGTTGCTGGCGGTGACGGCGCTGGGCGCTGCGGCGGTCTTTGCGGCACTCCCGTCGCTGCGACGCTGGATCGCCCTGGCCGGGGCGCTGTATCTGGCCTGGCTCGGTGCTTCGCTGTGCGTCGCCGGGATGTCGCCACCAGGCGACACGACGACTTCGTCGCGTTTGCCTGCCGGCGCGCTGGGACTGGTCGGCTTCCAGTTCCTCAACCCGAAAAGCTGGCTGCTGGTGGTGACCGTGCTGGCCGCGATGCCGGCCTCCGATGCGCACGATTACCTGCTGCTGGTGGCGATGTTCGTGCTGATCCCCACGCTGTGCCTGTGGCTGTGGGCCGCGCTCGGCGCCTCGCTGGCGCGCTGGCTGGCCCGGCCGATCGCGCGACGCGGCGTGGACATCGTCAGCGGCGCCTTGCTGGTCGCCTGCGCCGCGCTGTTGCTGATCAAACCCTGA